The Streptomyces sp. DH-12 genome has a window encoding:
- a CDS encoding snapalysin family zinc-dependent metalloprotease, protein MHSRPLAHVLSAALTVACTLAGGQAYAASTGPADQAQAARVLTYDASASAEFRAAVDQGAAIWNASVEGVELRPAAAGQRANIRILADNGWPRALTTSLGNGTVYIGRQAVDQGYDTVRISSHELGHILGLPDRKPGPCTSLMSGSSAGVSCKNPYPNAAEKAAVESKFGTLSAGLAEAPRNVVTVD, encoded by the coding sequence ATGCACTCACGCCCGCTCGCCCATGTCCTCAGCGCCGCCCTCACGGTGGCCTGCACCCTGGCCGGCGGTCAGGCCTACGCGGCATCGACAGGCCCCGCCGACCAGGCCCAGGCGGCTCGCGTCCTGACCTACGACGCCAGTGCCTCGGCGGAGTTCAGGGCCGCCGTCGACCAGGGCGCGGCGATCTGGAACGCCAGCGTGGAGGGAGTCGAACTGCGTCCGGCCGCCGCCGGACAGCGCGCCAACATCCGGATCCTGGCCGACAACGGCTGGCCCCGGGCCCTGACCACCTCGCTCGGCAACGGAACCGTGTACATCGGACGGCAGGCGGTCGACCAGGGGTACGACACGGTCCGCATCTCGTCGCACGAACTCGGCCACATCCTGGGCCTGCCGGACCGTAAACCCGGTCCCTGCACAAGCCTGATGTCGGGAAGCAGCGCCGGCGTTTCGTGCAAGAACCCGTACCCGAATGCGGCCGAGAAGGCAGCGGTCGAGAGCAAGTTCGGCACCCTGTCCGCCGGCCTGGCGGAGGCCCCGCGCAATGTGGTGACCGTGGACTGA
- a CDS encoding LysR family transcriptional regulator → MLTERHLEIFVAIAEEGHFGDAAQRVGITQPPLSQGLRRLEALLGVRLFDRERGVSLTEEGALLLPHARRALIAMAELRETGAREEADGQRLRLGLPPELPPRLGASVAAAPVRAGVRGRVSVVTAPTATLLTDVSAGRLDLAVIRHPAVLHGLAAGPVTLLPTWLLTPDDTGDAPTGRSSRGGAAAGGASPPDPRDATSEPDRRAGGARAGRFLPHAVRPRAEAPAAHDLFLDTLAGRGRRVETVVVSDERAGLALVAAGQAVLVTADETLTADGVARRPTTDPALPLRLRVVWDARRLAAAHADGAAEALVGVLASAHQPGREKAR, encoded by the coding sequence ATGCTGACGGAGCGGCACCTGGAAATCTTCGTCGCCATCGCGGAGGAAGGGCATTTCGGCGACGCCGCACAGCGCGTGGGCATCACCCAGCCGCCCCTCTCGCAGGGGCTGCGACGGCTGGAGGCGCTGCTGGGGGTGCGGTTGTTCGACCGGGAGCGCGGGGTCTCCCTCACCGAGGAGGGCGCACTGCTGCTCCCCCACGCTCGCCGGGCCCTCATCGCAATGGCCGAACTGCGGGAGACAGGTGCACGGGAGGAGGCGGACGGTCAGCGTCTCCGGCTCGGCCTGCCGCCCGAACTGCCGCCCCGGCTCGGCGCGTCCGTCGCCGCCGCACCCGTGCGCGCCGGGGTCCGGGGCCGGGTCTCGGTGGTGACGGCACCGACGGCCACGCTACTGACGGACGTCTCCGCTGGACGACTCGACCTGGCCGTCATCCGCCACCCCGCTGTACTCCATGGTCTGGCCGCGGGCCCGGTGACGCTGCTGCCGACGTGGCTGCTGACACCGGACGACACGGGTGACGCCCCGACCGGGCGGTCCTCACGGGGCGGAGCGGCTGCCGGCGGGGCCTCGCCGCCTGATCCGCGCGATGCCACGAGCGAGCCGGACCGGCGTGCGGGTGGCGCGCGGGCGGGGCGGTTCTTGCCGCACGCAGTCCGGCCGCGCGCGGAAGCGCCCGCGGCGCACGACCTGTTCCTGGACACGCTCGCGGGTCGGGGGCGGCGGGTGGAGACGGTGGTGGTCTCGGACGAACGCGCCGGGCTGGCTCTCGTTGCCGCCGGCCAGGCCGTGCTCGTCACGGCCGACGAGACGCTCACAGCCGACGGCGTCGCCCGGCGGCCGACCACCGACCCGGCGCTTCCGCTGCGCCTGCGGGTGGTGTGGGACGCCCGGCGGCTCGCCGCCGCGCACGCGGACGGAGCGGCCGAAGCATTGGTCGGCGTGCTGGCATCGGCGCACCAGCCGGGCAGGGAGAAGGCCCGGTGA
- a CDS encoding MbtH family protein produces the protein MTTNPFENDDAQYLVLVNDELQHSLWPVFADVPAGWTVALPAASRQECLDYVEKNWTDMRPKSLADAMAGQ, from the coding sequence ATGACGACCAATCCCTTCGAGAACGACGACGCCCAGTACCTGGTCCTCGTCAACGACGAACTCCAGCACTCCCTGTGGCCGGTCTTCGCCGACGTCCCCGCCGGCTGGACCGTGGCCCTCCCGGCCGCGAGCCGTCAGGAGTGCCTGGACTACGTCGAGAAGAACTGGACGGACATGCGGCCGAAGAGCCTGGCCGACGCCATGGCCGGGCAGTGA
- a CDS encoding alpha-hydroxy acid oxidase, whose translation MTDPAVAGLLTPADAEALAAAVLPAGVERFVGGAAGAELTLRANRAAFDRLHLVPRVLSDVSSVSTARALLGTDCALPVAVAPMAYQRAVHPDGELAAARAAHDAGVPFTACTFSSTSVEDIAATGAATWFQLYWLRDRGHTEELLKRAEAAGCRAVMLTVDTPRMGRRTADMRGAFTLPDGVSPVHFGPRPDGVPRTASSGVSAVAAQTADVVDPSLTWADLDWLRAHTHLPLVLKGVLDPADAERAAACGVDALVVSNHGGRQLDGALPALDALPAVARAVAGRCEVLLDSGIRSGTDVLKALALGADGVLLGRPVLWGLAAGGRQGVHRVLHLVREELELALALAGCPDLAAAARLRTVVGPAGEAG comes from the coding sequence GTGACCGACCCGGCGGTCGCCGGCCTGCTCACCCCCGCCGACGCGGAGGCGCTCGCGGCGGCGGTCCTGCCCGCCGGCGTGGAGCGCTTCGTCGGCGGGGCGGCGGGCGCGGAGCTCACCCTCCGCGCCAACCGCGCCGCGTTCGACCGGCTCCATCTGGTCCCCCGGGTGCTCTCGGACGTCTCGTCCGTGAGCACCGCCCGCGCCCTGCTCGGCACGGACTGCGCCCTCCCGGTGGCCGTGGCCCCGATGGCGTACCAGCGGGCCGTGCACCCGGACGGCGAACTGGCCGCCGCCCGCGCCGCCCACGACGCCGGCGTCCCCTTCACCGCCTGCACGTTCAGCAGCACCAGCGTGGAGGACATCGCCGCCACCGGCGCCGCCACCTGGTTCCAGCTGTACTGGCTGCGCGACCGCGGCCACACCGAGGAGCTGCTGAAGCGCGCCGAGGCGGCCGGCTGCCGTGCGGTGATGCTGACCGTCGACACGCCCCGGATGGGACGCCGCACGGCCGACATGCGCGGCGCCTTCACCCTGCCCGACGGGGTGTCACCCGTGCACTTCGGCCCCCGTCCCGACGGCGTGCCGCGCACCGCGAGCAGCGGCGTCAGCGCGGTCGCCGCACAGACCGCCGACGTCGTCGACCCGTCCCTCACCTGGGCCGACCTCGACTGGCTGCGCGCGCACACGCACCTGCCCCTGGTCCTCAAGGGCGTGCTGGACCCGGCCGACGCCGAACGCGCCGCCGCCTGCGGCGTGGACGCGCTGGTGGTGTCCAACCACGGCGGCCGCCAGCTCGACGGCGCGCTTCCCGCCCTGGACGCCCTGCCCGCCGTGGCCCGGGCCGTCGCGGGACGGTGCGAGGTGCTCCTCGACAGCGGCATCCGCAGCGGCACGGACGTCCTGAAGGCTCTCGCTCTCGGCGCGGACGGCGTACTGCTGGGCCGCCCCGTGCTGTGGGGCCTCGCGGCCGGAGGACGACAGGGCGTGCACAGGGTGCTCCACCTCGTCCGCGAGGAGCTGGAACTGGCCCTCGCGCTGGCCGGCTGCCCGGACCTCGCCGCCGCGGCCCGGCTGCGCACCGTCGTGGGCCCGGCAGGTGAGGCGGGATGA
- a CDS encoding PLP-dependent aminotransferase family protein yields the protein MTTTAESLDPAALHPSVGDPLLSSMNFLNEVAGRYPDALSLAAGTPYEGFYDVEDIHRALRVFTDHLRTERGFGEQRVRRTLLQYGRTKGIIHELIARQLAEDEGIHVDPEAVVVTTGCQEALFLTLRLLRRDDRDVLLAVTPAYVGVTGAARLLDLPVRPVAEGPDGVDLDDLRRRLHEARAAGLRPRALYVVPDHANPSGIRMPEPVRRDLLDLAEREDILLLEDNPYGLFPRRGRRLPTLKALDTGRRVVHLGSLAKTVFPGVRIGYAVADQPVGDGPYLADLLARAKSMVTVNTSPLAQAVAGGRLLEHGCSLVRANERESEVYREGLDRIVDGLARRFPDPSVSGVSWNSPEGGFFVVVQVPFDVTDAVLERSAREHRVLWTPLHHFYDAAAADTGTGAGPLRCLRLSCSALGPEDIEEALDRFAAFVRSR from the coding sequence ATGACCACCACCGCGGAAAGCCTCGACCCGGCCGCCCTCCACCCCTCGGTGGGCGACCCGCTGCTGTCCTCGATGAACTTCCTCAACGAGGTCGCGGGCCGCTACCCGGACGCGCTCTCCCTCGCCGCGGGCACCCCGTACGAGGGCTTCTACGACGTCGAGGACATCCACCGCGCGCTGCGGGTCTTCACCGACCACCTGCGCACGGAACGGGGCTTCGGCGAGCAGCGGGTCCGGCGCACCCTGCTTCAGTACGGACGCACCAAGGGCATCATCCACGAGCTGATCGCCCGCCAGCTGGCCGAGGACGAGGGCATCCACGTCGATCCGGAGGCCGTCGTCGTCACCACGGGCTGCCAGGAGGCGCTCTTCCTCACCCTTCGGCTGCTGCGCCGCGACGACCGCGACGTGCTGCTGGCCGTCACCCCCGCCTACGTCGGCGTCACCGGGGCGGCACGGCTCCTGGACCTGCCGGTGCGCCCGGTCGCCGAGGGCCCGGACGGCGTCGACCTGGACGACCTGCGACGGCGGCTCCACGAGGCCCGCGCCGCCGGGCTGCGCCCGCGCGCCCTGTACGTCGTCCCCGACCACGCGAACCCCTCCGGGATCCGGATGCCGGAACCGGTCCGCCGTGACCTCCTCGACCTCGCGGAGCGGGAGGACATCCTCCTCCTGGAGGACAACCCGTACGGCCTCTTCCCGCGCCGGGGGAGGCGACTGCCGACCCTCAAGGCCCTGGACACCGGGCGCCGGGTCGTCCACCTCGGTTCGCTGGCGAAGACGGTGTTCCCGGGCGTGCGGATCGGCTACGCGGTGGCCGACCAGCCCGTCGGGGACGGGCCCTACCTGGCCGACCTGCTCGCCAGGGCCAAGAGCATGGTCACCGTCAACACCTCACCCCTCGCCCAGGCCGTGGCCGGGGGCAGGCTGCTGGAGCACGGGTGCAGCCTGGTCCGCGCCAACGAACGGGAGAGCGAGGTGTACCGGGAGGGCCTCGACCGGATCGTCGACGGACTCGCCCGCCGTTTCCCCGACCCGTCGGTGTCCGGGGTGAGCTGGAACAGTCCCGAGGGCGGCTTCTTCGTCGTCGTCCAGGTGCCGTTCGACGTCACCGACGCGGTACTGGAGCGCTCGGCGCGCGAGCACCGGGTGCTGTGGACGCCACTGCACCACTTCTACGACGCCGCGGCAGCGGACACCGGAACCGGTGCCGGACCGCTGCGCTGCCTGCGCCTGTCGTGCAGCGCGCTCGGTCCCGAGGACATCGAGGAGGCGCTCGACCGCTTCGCCGCCTTCGTACGTTCCCGCTGA
- a CDS encoding serine hydrolase, which produces MSAAVPDRGIERTLREMFDDAGVRGWLHVAELHRPTAAVTIDADEAVLMGSVYKMPLAVAYCRQVDAGVLDPRQRVILSPQDRLPGPTGISQLSDEVSMSLRDLVVMMMSISDNAAADAVLHHVGAAAFDDACQALGLFRTQLSDGAAGTLARLLAATGAESLDTAMARIADNDRAVPPSVYDPAWATSTTPTEIARLLHAIWTDEAASPANCAFIRRTMGLQPWQHRLSAGFPYDDVSVSGKTGTFGVMRHEAGVVELADGRTYTAVVFTQAARADRRLPRADAVIGATARAAVEHLRGRE; this is translated from the coding sequence GTGAGCGCGGCGGTTCCCGACAGGGGCATCGAGCGGACCCTGCGTGAGATGTTCGACGACGCGGGGGTGCGCGGCTGGCTCCATGTGGCCGAACTGCACCGGCCCACGGCCGCGGTGACGATCGACGCGGACGAGGCCGTGCTGATGGGCTCGGTCTACAAGATGCCACTCGCGGTGGCCTACTGCCGCCAGGTGGACGCCGGCGTGCTCGACCCCCGGCAACGGGTCATCCTGTCGCCCCAGGACCGGCTGCCTGGACCCACCGGCATCTCACAACTCAGCGACGAGGTCTCGATGTCCCTGCGCGACCTGGTCGTCATGATGATGAGCATCTCCGACAACGCGGCAGCCGACGCGGTGCTCCACCACGTGGGCGCGGCGGCATTCGACGATGCCTGCCAGGCCCTCGGCCTCTTCCGCACCCAGCTCAGCGACGGTGCCGCGGGCACCCTGGCCCGGCTACTGGCGGCGACAGGCGCTGAATCCTTGGACACGGCGATGGCGCGGATCGCCGACAACGACCGGGCGGTGCCGCCCAGCGTTTACGACCCCGCATGGGCGACCTCCACCACCCCCACGGAGATAGCTCGCCTGCTGCACGCCATCTGGACGGACGAGGCCGCCTCCCCCGCCAACTGTGCCTTCATCCGCCGGACGATGGGACTCCAGCCCTGGCAGCACAGGCTCTCGGCGGGCTTCCCCTACGACGATGTGTCGGTCTCCGGGAAGACCGGGACGTTCGGCGTCATGCGGCACGAGGCCGGGGTCGTCGAACTGGCCGACGGCCGCACGTACACGGCCGTCGTCTTCACCCAGGCCGCCCGAGCCGACCGCCGGCTGCCCCGCGCTGATGCGGTCATCGGCGCCACGGCACGCGCGGCCGTCGAACATCTGAGAGGCAGGGAGTGA
- the hppD gene encoding 4-hydroxyphenylpyruvate dioxygenase, with protein MTDHTPATALRVSHVELYVTDAEAAASAFVDGYGFQVCATAERGGGPEGASRSLALRQADIVLVVTQALDDTHPAAAFVARHGDGIADIALSAADAREAFADAVSRSAVPLAEPAERDGWVTAAVAAGFDDVRHTLVQRPAGHTDTAVPLPGFEPVAEPAEVSGEPVGLTVLDHVAVSVPMGQLAESTGYYERVFGYASVYEELMVQGTEAMDSKAVRSPAGDLTFTVLAPSPEHDAGHLGDFLERHGSGGVHHLAFATPDIVTAVDRMLERGIVFLGTPDTYYDRLEQRLKLNRHSMAELRKARILADEDHGGQLFQIFTRTVHPRRTVFYEIIERAGADSFGGGNVRALYDAVQAEKAEHEAAAHADGEGA; from the coding sequence ATGACGGACCACACCCCCGCCACCGCCCTGCGCGTCAGCCACGTCGAGCTGTACGTCACCGACGCCGAGGCCGCCGCGTCGGCGTTCGTCGACGGCTACGGCTTCCAGGTCTGCGCCACCGCCGAACGCGGTGGCGGCCCCGAGGGCGCCTCCCGCTCCCTCGCGCTCCGCCAGGCCGACATCGTCCTGGTCGTCACCCAGGCGCTCGACGACACCCACCCGGCCGCCGCCTTCGTGGCGCGGCACGGTGACGGCATAGCCGACATCGCGCTGAGCGCCGCTGACGCCCGCGAGGCCTTCGCCGACGCCGTCTCCCGCTCCGCCGTGCCCCTCGCCGAGCCCGCGGAGCGGGACGGCTGGGTCACCGCCGCCGTCGCCGCCGGCTTCGACGACGTACGCCACACCCTGGTCCAGCGGCCCGCCGGCCACACGGACACGGCCGTCCCGCTGCCCGGCTTCGAGCCGGTGGCCGAGCCCGCCGAGGTGTCCGGGGAGCCGGTGGGGCTCACCGTCCTCGACCACGTCGCCGTCAGCGTCCCCATGGGGCAGCTCGCCGAGAGCACCGGCTACTACGAGCGGGTCTTCGGCTACGCGTCCGTCTACGAGGAACTGATGGTGCAGGGCACCGAGGCCATGGACTCCAAGGCCGTCCGCAGCCCCGCCGGTGACCTCACCTTCACCGTCCTCGCGCCGAGCCCGGAGCACGACGCGGGTCACCTCGGCGACTTCCTGGAGCGGCACGGCAGCGGCGGCGTGCACCACCTGGCCTTCGCCACCCCCGACATCGTCACCGCCGTCGACCGCATGCTCGAACGCGGCATCGTCTTCCTCGGCACCCCCGACACGTACTACGACCGGCTGGAGCAGCGCCTGAAGCTGAACCGCCACTCGATGGCCGAGCTGCGCAAGGCCCGCATCCTCGCCGACGAGGACCACGGCGGTCAGCTCTTCCAGATTTTCACGCGCACCGTCCACCCCAGGCGCACGGTCTTCTACGAGATCATCGAGCGGGCCGGCGCGGACAGCTTCGGCGGCGGCAACGTCCGCGCGCTGTACGACGCCGTCCAGGCGGAGAAGGCCGAGCACGAGGCCGCCGCGCACGCCGACGGGGAGGGCGCGTGA
- a CDS encoding MBL fold metallo-hydrolase, protein MSSQQPAAAPHRPSRRSVLRTSVAAGAVGATGGFTTTAAAAPRGRSARDDAGRGRSGVRLRWLGVAGWELSFDGHRLLIDPYLTRQPYTGADGKGDMTRELEVNHRIIDWVLGDHLIGTPEFILLTHGHWDHLADVPYLLDHPAWRDKEINVLGTETHLHLLTAMGVPGKGRKHRPVVVSGGEVLRHPLQSSGKRSRPDYTIEVVRSLHSQLGGYGFDPYGTLTAPPSRPRTLSDLVEGGTLGYQVTVGDRLSVMFLSGTANFAAREVSGATPDVLVLGASGHAAVHDYFERAVSTLGRPRVVVPSHHDDLVTPLDDPAVHDTVNRGVVDQLQQVVGAGGRVVDPRHLEPFEL, encoded by the coding sequence ATGTCCTCTCAGCAGCCCGCAGCCGCCCCACACCGTCCGAGCCGTCGCAGTGTGCTGCGGACGAGCGTGGCCGCCGGAGCCGTGGGCGCCACTGGAGGGTTCACGACCACCGCAGCCGCAGCGCCCCGCGGCCGTTCCGCGCGAGACGATGCCGGCCGGGGGCGCAGCGGTGTCCGGCTGCGCTGGCTCGGTGTCGCGGGCTGGGAGCTGAGCTTCGACGGGCACCGGTTGCTGATCGACCCGTATCTCACCCGGCAGCCTTACACGGGCGCGGACGGCAAAGGTGACATGACGCGGGAGCTCGAGGTGAACCACCGGATCATCGACTGGGTGCTGGGCGACCACCTCATCGGGACACCCGAGTTCATCCTGCTGACCCACGGTCACTGGGACCACTTGGCCGACGTGCCGTACCTCCTGGACCATCCGGCCTGGCGGGACAAGGAGATCAACGTCCTGGGCACCGAGACGCATCTGCACCTGCTCACCGCGATGGGTGTTCCTGGCAAGGGACGCAAGCACCGTCCGGTGGTCGTCTCAGGGGGCGAGGTGTTGCGCCACCCCCTCCAGTCGTCCGGCAAGCGGTCCCGCCCGGACTACACCATCGAGGTGGTGCGCAGTCTGCACAGCCAGCTCGGAGGCTATGGCTTCGACCCGTACGGCACCCTGACCGCGCCCCCTTCCCGGCCCCGGACGCTGAGCGATCTGGTGGAGGGCGGCACGCTGGGCTACCAGGTGACGGTGGGCGACCGGCTGAGTGTGATGTTCCTGAGCGGTACTGCTAACTTCGCTGCCCGTGAAGTCTCCGGCGCCACGCCGGACGTCTTGGTGCTGGGTGCCAGTGGACACGCCGCCGTGCACGACTACTTCGAGCGCGCGGTCAGCACCCTGGGCCGCCCCCGCGTCGTCGTGCCGAGCCACCACGACGACCTGGTCACGCCGCTCGACGACCCCGCCGTGCACGACACGGTGAACCGCGGCGTGGTCGACCAGCTGCAGCAGGTGGTCGGGGCCGGCGGTCGCGTCGTGGATCCCCGCCACCTGGAACCGTTCGAACTCTGA